In the Methanobacterium sp. genome, ATAGACGAACTTTTAGGATCCAAGGAAGCAGAATAATTAAATCATTTTAAAGGATTCAGGTGTAACTCGTGAAAACACAATCTGAAATAAACATAGGGCTTGTAGGACACGTTGATCATGGTAAAACCACATTAACAAAGGCTCTATCAGGTATATGGACTGATACACACAGTGAAGAGACTAAAAGGGGGATATCAATAAGACTGGGTTATG is a window encoding:
- a CDS encoding GTP-binding protein; the encoded protein is MKTQSEINIGLVGHVDHGKTTLTKALSGIWTDTHSEETKRGISIRLGY